The Methylorubrum populi genome contains a region encoding:
- a CDS encoding hemolysin III family protein yields MFLTEDGRPLALTWSYTPRELRADGAVHIAGVVLGCLGAVCLVVTAALTHLGWIERASLLVYATAMLAMLGASAAYNMWPVSPRKWILRRFDHAFIYLMIAGTYTPVVALVGSGPVAWSLLALIWAVALAGIAIKILMPGRWDRVSIVLYLMLGWSGVLAYESVISGLTPSALWFLAVGGLLYSVGVVFHVWRTLPFQNAIWHAFVLAATACHYGTIMASVLSVGA; encoded by the coding sequence ATGTTTCTGACCGAGGACGGACGACCGCTTGCTCTGACTTGGAGCTACACGCCGCGCGAATTGCGGGCGGACGGTGCGGTCCATATCGCGGGCGTCGTTCTTGGATGTCTCGGGGCGGTCTGCTTGGTCGTCACCGCCGCCCTCACCCATCTCGGCTGGATCGAGCGCGCCTCTCTGCTGGTCTACGCCACGGCGATGCTGGCGATGCTCGGCGCCTCGGCGGCCTACAACATGTGGCCGGTGAGCCCGCGCAAGTGGATCCTGCGCCGGTTCGACCACGCCTTCATCTACCTGATGATCGCCGGCACCTACACGCCGGTGGTGGCGCTGGTGGGGTCCGGCCCGGTCGCCTGGAGCCTGCTCGCCCTGATCTGGGCGGTGGCCCTCGCCGGCATCGCCATCAAGATCCTGATGCCGGGCCGCTGGGACCGGGTCTCGATCGTGCTCTACCTGATGCTGGGCTGGAGCGGCGTGCTCGCCTACGAGTCGGTGATCTCGGGACTCACCCCGTCCGCCCTGTGGTTCCTCGCCGTCGGCGGCCTGCTCTACTCGGTGGGCGTGGTCTTCCACGTCTGGCGGACCCTGCCGTTCCAGAACGCGATCTGGCACGCCTTCGTGCTCGCCGCGACCGCCTGCCATTACGGGACGATCATGGCGAGCGTGCTGAGCGTGGGGGCGTGA
- the thiC gene encoding phosphomethylpyrimidine synthase ThiC: protein MNAPVRPKDLPDGSPVGVTTGPIQGSRKVYAQAPGHPDIRVPYREIALSDPKEEPVRVYDPSGPYTETDAAIDLEKGLPPVREPWIVRRGYAAVEPRAVKPEDNGFAAADRLVAPCPAERTIRRAEPGQRVTQYEFARAGIVTEEMIFVAHRENACRAEMLKSAEAALADGQNFGAAIPPFITPDFVREEVARGRAIIPANINHLELEPMAIGRNFLVKINANIGNSAVTSSAAEEVEKLVWSIRWGADTVMDLSTGRNIHNIRSWIVRNAPVPIGTVPIYQALEKVGGDPLKLDWAVFKDTLIEQAEQGIDYFTIHAGVRLAHVPLTARRTTGIVSRGGSIMARWCLAGHRESFLYERFEEICDICRAYDVSFSLGDGLRPGSIADANDAAQFAELETLGELTRIAWDKGCQTMIEGPGHVPMHKIKVNMEKQLRECGEAPFYTLGPLTTDIAPGYDHITSGIGAAMIGWFGCAMLCYVTPKEHLGLPNRDDVKTGVITYKIAAHAADLAKGHPAAQLRDDALSRARFDFRWEDQFNLSLDPDTARSFHDETLPKDAHKVAHFCSMCGPKFCSMKITQDLRADVLAMEEAGIVLGEAKPLSEEERRAGMAAKSQEFLAEGGKLYVDAAE, encoded by the coding sequence ATGAACGCACCCGTCCGTCCCAAAGATCTCCCCGACGGCAGCCCTGTCGGCGTCACCACGGGCCCGATCCAGGGTTCGCGCAAGGTCTATGCGCAGGCCCCCGGCCACCCCGACATCCGCGTGCCCTACCGGGAGATCGCGCTGTCCGACCCGAAGGAGGAACCGGTGCGGGTCTACGACCCGTCGGGCCCCTACACCGAGACGGATGCGGCGATCGACCTCGAGAAGGGTTTGCCCCCCGTCCGAGAGCCCTGGATCGTCAGGCGCGGCTACGCGGCGGTCGAGCCCCGGGCGGTCAAGCCCGAGGACAACGGCTTCGCCGCCGCCGACAGGCTCGTCGCGCCCTGTCCGGCCGAGCGCACCATTCGCCGGGCCGAGCCCGGGCAGAGGGTGACGCAGTACGAGTTCGCCCGCGCCGGGATCGTCACCGAAGAGATGATCTTCGTCGCCCACCGCGAGAACGCCTGCCGCGCGGAGATGCTGAAGAGCGCCGAGGCGGCTCTCGCCGACGGGCAAAACTTCGGCGCGGCGATCCCGCCCTTCATCACCCCGGACTTCGTGCGCGAGGAGGTGGCTAGAGGGCGCGCCATCATCCCGGCCAACATCAACCACCTCGAACTCGAGCCGATGGCGATCGGCCGCAACTTCCTCGTCAAGATCAACGCCAACATCGGCAATTCCGCCGTCACGTCGTCGGCTGCGGAGGAGGTCGAGAAGCTGGTCTGGTCGATCCGCTGGGGCGCGGACACGGTGATGGACCTCTCCACCGGCCGCAACATCCACAACATCCGCTCGTGGATCGTGCGCAACGCGCCCGTCCCGATCGGCACCGTGCCGATCTATCAGGCGCTGGAGAAGGTCGGCGGCGACCCGCTCAAGCTCGACTGGGCGGTGTTCAAGGACACCCTGATCGAGCAGGCCGAGCAGGGCATTGACTACTTCACGATCCATGCCGGCGTGCGGCTGGCCCACGTGCCGCTCACCGCGCGGCGCACCACCGGCATCGTGTCGCGCGGCGGCTCGATCATGGCGCGCTGGTGCCTCGCCGGGCACCGCGAATCGTTCCTCTACGAGCGGTTCGAGGAGATCTGCGACATCTGCCGTGCCTACGACGTCTCGTTCTCGCTGGGCGACGGCCTGCGCCCCGGCTCGATCGCCGACGCCAACGACGCCGCCCAGTTCGCCGAACTGGAGACGCTCGGCGAACTCACCCGGATCGCCTGGGACAAGGGCTGCCAGACCATGATCGAGGGCCCCGGCCACGTGCCGATGCACAAGATCAAGGTCAACATGGAGAAGCAGTTGCGCGAGTGCGGCGAGGCGCCGTTCTACACCCTCGGCCCGCTCACCACCGACATCGCCCCGGGCTACGACCACATCACGAGCGGGATCGGCGCGGCGATGATCGGCTGGTTCGGTTGCGCCATGCTCTGCTACGTCACGCCGAAGGAGCATCTCGGCCTGCCGAACCGCGACGACGTGAAGACCGGCGTCATCACCTACAAGATCGCCGCGCACGCCGCCGACCTCGCCAAGGGCCACCCCGCCGCGCAGTTGCGCGACGACGCGCTCTCCCGCGCCCGGTTCGACTTCCGCTGGGAGGACCAGTTCAACCTCTCGCTCGATCCCGACACGGCGCGCTCGTTCCACGACGAGACCCTGCCGAAGGATGCGCACAAGGTCGCGCATTTCTGCTCGATGTGCGGCCCGAAATTCTGCTCGATGAAGATCACGCAGGATCTGCGCGCCGACGTGCTCGCCATGGAGGAGGCCGGCATCGTGCTGGGCGAGGCCAAGCCCCTCTCCGAGGAGGAGCGCCGGGCCGGCATGGCGGCGAAGTCGCAGGAGTTTCTCGCGGAGGGCGGCAAGCTCTACGTCGACGCGGCGGAGTAG